The window TCTAGATTCAGTTAAATCCTCATAATTATCATCATCTAATGCCAAACCTAAAAACATACCATTTTCAACAGATTCAGATTTTGTATATTTATAGTCTTTATCTGAAACATAACCAACAATATTAGCATTCTTTGATTTTAAAATTTTATGTATTTTAGAAATAGAGTCACAGTATGTAAATGCATAAACCTCACTATCTCCCATACCAAAAATTGCTACAGTCTTGTTTTCTACTTTTAAATTTTCAAAATCAAATTCATCTCAATCATCCTGTAAATCACCAAGACCTCAAGTAGATGATCCAAAAATAATTTTGTCATATTGATTTAATTGTTCTGCTTTTGTTTCAGCAACATTCAAAATATCTATATTAGGTAAGTTAAATTCTTGAGCAATACTATTAGCAGCTCTTTCAGTGTTCCCTAAAGTTGATCCATATATAATAGCTATTTTCATAACAAATAAATTATAAAAATATATTTAATAAAAAAACCATTTTTTTAAATTAACTTATTAATTTATTAAGAAATAATTAAATTATTCAAAGGCTATCAATAACTGCTTTATTTAAAATATAGATCTTTAATTGATACAAATTAATTAATCAATATTAATAAAATTAAAAACTCTTCTATATAAATAGAAGAGTTTAAAATGTTTTGATATTTTTATAATCTTAAGCAAATAAATAAGATTCCTAAAATTATACCAACTGCTAACAAAATTGAAACTGTAACATTAGCATAAAATATTTTATTGCTTTTAATCTTAACAAAATACATTGTAGCTAAACATCCAGCATATATGGTTAATAACCCTGCACTCATAAATACCATAACAACACCAACATCACTTATTGTTGATAACCCTGGTATACTTGAGATTCTTTTAGTACTATCTGGTTCTACAGCTAGATTAGCATGAAAACCTTCAATTGCAGTTGAACCAAAAAACAAGATTGTTATTATCATTCAAATAATAAAAGATAAAGCTGCTAAACCTACTTCTACTCCAAAAATAATTTTTCTTTTCACAATTAATTACCTTAAATATAAGATTATATGTATTCAATTAATAGAGTGCTATTAAAACATACAACTATATTAATTTTAATAAAATTTTGTATTATTTCAAATATGCTAATTAATTGAAGTAAGATATTTTTTTAAAAAGATATTAGTTTTATAAAAATAAAAAAATGTAAGTTTAATTTAACTTACATTTTTATGTAATTACTTCAACATTACTGAGTGAACAAATTTTTTGAATTCTTCAGGGTTTTGGATTGCTAATTCAGATAGCATCTTACGGTTGATAGCAATTTCTTTTTGTTTTAGCTTGTGCATAAATGCAGAATATGTATAGTTTTCTTTTCTGATTGCTGCATTAATTCTAGCTATTCATAATTTTCTAAAATCTCTTTTTTTGTTTTTACGGTCACGATAAGCATATTTAGAAGCTTGCATTACAGTTTGCTTAGCATTTCTATAAGAGGTACTATTTATCCCTCAAGCTCCTTCTGCTTTTTTTAATCAAGATTTTCTTCTTCTTCTAGTAGTAGGTCCAGTTTTTACTCTCATGCTCTATTCCTCCAAATCCTTAATTAATTATTGATTAAGTGTTTGTATCTTTGAGAATCAACACTTAATACTATACTGTCTTTTCTAGAGTGTCTTTTTTGTTTAGTTGTTTTGTTGTGAGCTAAATGTGATCTATAAGCTTGTTTTCTTTTTAACTTACCAGATCCTGTAACTATAACTCTTTTAGACACAGATTTTTTTGTTTTATGTTTAGTTTTCATAGTAAATATATACTCCTATATTATTTTTTAGAAGAAATTAAAAATGATTCATATTGAACATTACTAACTTTTTTTAGTGGTTGTTGAACAGTAGCAACATCTCCAACCATTTCAATAAACTTATTATAAAGT is drawn from Malacoplasma penetrans HF-2 and contains these coding sequences:
- the fldA gene encoding flavodoxin FldA, coding for MKIAIIYGSTLGNTERAANSIAQEFNLPNIDILNVAETKAEQLNQYDKIIFGSSTWGLGDLQDDWDEFDFENLKVENKTVAIFGMGDSEVYAFTYCDSISKIHKILKSKNANIVGYVSDKDYKYTKSESVENGMFLGLALDDDNYEDLTESRIKKWVNDIRKHFE
- the rplT gene encoding 50S ribosomal protein L20; the encoded protein is MRVKTGPTTRRRRKSWLKKAEGAWGINSTSYRNAKQTVMQASKYAYRDRKNKKRDFRKLWIARINAAIRKENYTYSAFMHKLKQKEIAINRKMLSELAIQNPEEFKKFVHSVMLK
- the rpmI gene encoding 50S ribosomal protein L35, with the translated sequence MKTKHKTKKSVSKRVIVTGSGKLKRKQAYRSHLAHNKTTKQKRHSRKDSIVLSVDSQRYKHLINN